A single window of Micrococcaceae bacterium Sec5.1 DNA harbors:
- a CDS encoding NosD domain-containing protein, whose product MTTVYDVTTWSVPGNPSATPYNDIGLIINSIIADIKSQQTSQASKPGAVIYIPPGDYSLKTRVNVDISFLTIRGSGHGFTSLSIRYNAGNTSGWHEINPGASRVRVENTDGNTDAFRVYRTGDPRISGVVFENFCLDGVSFGSNENDYTNGKTGIRFDSANDSCRVERMGMVYLEHGLVVRDTDALSVSSNFLAECGSCVELTGSGQASKVTDNLIGAGFVGFSIFAEGHMGLLVTGNNVFPRGKSSVHFKDCTRSSITSNRFHAFYPGMVNFEGSCTENLVGANHFLRQMEPFDPLKPYNNGLDDLFGLVHIAGSNNTVTGNHFSYDVVSGSVTPSGQTPTIILVASGNNNYIATNNTVSAIAVHTVVLDASTSGSKVLDSGDSNQVVRYASNYAFRATP is encoded by the coding sequence TTGACCACCGTCTACGACGTCACCACCTGGAGCGTGCCAGGGAATCCGTCCGCCACCCCGTACAACGACATCGGGCTCATCATCAACAGCATCATCGCTGACATCAAGAGCCAGCAGACCAGCCAGGCGTCCAAACCCGGTGCCGTGATCTACATTCCACCGGGAGACTACTCCTTGAAGACCAGGGTGAATGTGGACATCAGCTTCCTGACCATTCGTGGATCGGGCCATGGCTTCACCTCGCTGAGCATCCGCTACAACGCCGGCAACACCTCGGGCTGGCACGAGATCAACCCCGGCGCCAGCCGCGTGCGGGTGGAAAACACCGACGGGAACACGGACGCCTTCCGGGTCTACCGCACAGGCGATCCACGGATCAGCGGGGTGGTGTTCGAGAACTTCTGCCTCGACGGTGTGTCCTTCGGCTCCAACGAAAACGACTACACCAACGGCAAAACCGGCATCCGCTTCGATTCCGCCAACGATTCCTGCCGGGTGGAACGCATGGGAATGGTTTACCTCGAGCATGGGCTTGTGGTGAGGGATACCGATGCCCTGAGCGTCAGCAGCAACTTCCTTGCTGAATGTGGATCATGCGTTGAACTGACAGGATCCGGCCAGGCCTCGAAAGTCACCGACAACCTCATTGGCGCCGGCTTCGTGGGATTCTCGATCTTCGCCGAGGGACACATGGGCCTGTTGGTCACGGGCAACAACGTCTTCCCCCGGGGCAAGAGCAGCGTGCACTTCAAGGACTGCACGCGCTCTTCCATTACGTCCAACCGCTTCCATGCCTTCTACCCCGGCATGGTGAATTTCGAAGGAAGCTGCACGGAAAACCTCGTTGGAGCCAATCACTTCCTGCGCCAGATGGAACCGTTCGATCCCCTCAAGCCTTACAACAACGGCTTGGATGATCTCTTCGGACTGGTGCACATAGCGGGCAGCAACAACACGGTTACTGGAAACCACTTCAGCTACGACGTCGTTTCGGGGTCGGTCACGCCATCGGGGCAGACGCCCACTATCATCCTGGTGGCTTCCGGAAACAACAATTACATCGCCACCAACAACACCGTCTCGGCCATTGCGGTGCACACGGTCGTCCTGGATGCTTCGACTTCCGGGTCCAAGGTTCTGGACAGCGGCGATAGCAACCAGGTGGTGAGGTACGCGTCCAACTACG